In Carya illinoinensis cultivar Pawnee chromosome 10, C.illinoinensisPawnee_v1, whole genome shotgun sequence, one DNA window encodes the following:
- the LOC122278736 gene encoding ethylene-responsive transcription factor ERN1-like, whose translation MEIQFHQHKQHKKSDISGISKESKFKGRSRSRSSSNTKKFVGVRQRPSGRWVAEIKDTTQNIRMWLGTFETAEEAARAYDQAACLLRGSNTRTNFITHVFSDSPLASRIRNLLNNKKGANKEQQVESPTPTISTTSTRPSSSTGRNSTSSSNGDNSDLSRGNTQFFYDAYKPNLSNCSEEFASQQYPATWGFGPGYDRFLFTQEAVDLPKNAALHDTAELEISEFERMKVERQISASLYAVNGVHEYMETVHGPTEALWDLPPLCSLFC comes from the coding sequence ATGGAGATTCAATTCCACCAACACAAGCAGCACAAGAAGTCTGACATCTCAGGAATAAGCAAAGAGAGCAAGTTCAAGGGAAGAAGCAGAAGCAGAAGCAGCAGTAACACAAAAAAGTTTGTTGGGGTGAGACAAAGGCCATCTGGGAGATGGGTAGCTGAGATCAAAGACACAACACAAAACATAAGGATGTGGCTTGGCACATTTGAGACTGCGGAGGAGGCTGCCCGAGCTTATGATCAAGCCGCTTGCCTTCTTCGCGGATCCAACACTCGCACAAACTTCATTACCCATGTGTTCTCAGATTCTCCCCTCGCTTCTAGGATTAGGAATCTCCtaaacaacaaaaaaggagCCAATAAAGAACAACAGGTTGAATCCCCTACTCCCACAATTAGTACAACTAGTACTCGTCCTAGTTCTAGTACTGGTCGTAATTCCACTTCCTCGAGCAACGGTGATAACTCTGATCTTTCTAGAGGAAATACCCAGTTTTTTTATGATGCATATAAACCAAATTTGAGCAATTGCAGTGAAGAGTTTGCGTCTCAACAGTATCCTGCCACATGGGGTTTTGGACCTGGGTATGATCGATTTTTGTTCACTCAAGAAGCGGTGGATTTGCCAAAGAATGCAGCTTTGCATGATACCGCTGAGTTGGAGATATCGGAATTTGAAAGAATGAAAGTCGAAAGACAGATATCGGCTTCGCTCTATGCAGTGAATGGAGTGCACGAGTATATGGAAACTGTTCATGGCCCTACCGAAGCTCTCTGGGATCTTCCACCATTATGTTCATTGTTTTGCTAA